The genomic DNA CTGATGCCTCCTCTCATCAGTATTCTGCAAGTAGCTGAGTTTCGCACAAGGAAGGAGGCAGCGTGGGCTATTACCAACGCCACCTCCGGCGGCTCTGCAGAGCAAATAAGGTGAAACTCGAGCgctatttaagaaaaaaaattacatcataaaTTTGAGTTAATTTTTGTGTAGATTTGTTACAAAAGGTTATGTGTCCTTTAAGACCATGAACtttcttctttgtattttttataaatctgtgaaagccttaaaacaaaaatatagcaTACACCAAACAATAGTAAATAAACGTTgtctttattatgtttaatatcTTAAGATTTAATCTAACCATCTTTACTTCATCCTAAGACTTCATGtatgaatttaatttttataagttttaaGTAGCTTTGACAGAAATCTTATTCCAAAGACAACCCCTTTTATTATGGTTAAGTGTCTCACTTTTACTGTGTCTGTACTGCCCCCTGCAGGCATCTAGTGGAACTCGGTTGTATAAAACCTCTGTGTGACCTTCTCACACTGATGGATTCCAAAATAGTCCAAGTGGCTCTAAATGGTCTAGAAAACATCCTGCGACTGGGAGAGCTGGAGGCCAAGAGAGGAGGAGGCATTAACCCATACTGTGCTCTCATCGAAGAGGCCTATGGTTAGTCcgtccatccacccatccagtTTTCTATCTATTCTCTCATCTATTAATCTGTTTGTCCAATCATACATCCTTTCTTTTTGCAgcttccattttctgttttttgccaTTAAATCTGCTATATATTCCAATTTTGATGAAACCTCACTCTGgaattttgagaagaaaaatgtgtagaaGCCATGATGTATATGTTTCcctggtaaaataaagacaactaTTTCCAGCTCTAACTTCCTCTGTTTCCTCTCAGGCCTGGACAAACTGGAGTTCCTGCAGGGTCACGAGAACCAGGAAATCTACCAGAAAGCCTTCGACCTGATCGAGCACTACTTCAACACCGAAGACGAGGACCCTTCGCTGGCTCCGGCCGtcgacctgcagcagcagcagttcctCTTCCAGCAGTGCGAGGCTCCGATGGAGGGCTTCCAGCTATAATGCTAAAAATCCCCCCCAAGCTCCAGCTTCATCTTCACCTACGCTCACGTCTCTAAGTCGCTGCCCACAGCCAAGACCCAGAGTGAGAAACAGCCCTGCTAATCCCCTTTCCCAGAGAGATGGATTCAATCATCATCTTGGTCATTATAATACTACGTAACAGTAAAGAAGCACATATTTGTGCATACATCCAACATGGGTCAAGTCTTGTCAGCCAGTTCATCAAggttcaatttatttttctgttttgtgccgACTTCCTGGCCAGAGCTCCAACATCTCCTGTCAGACCATTCCCATACTTCTCATCGGAAAGAAGAACGTCCTTCACCTTGTTGCCATAGAGTTGGCAAGCACTCTGTCAGCCAATGGGAGAATTTGGACTGCCCTGCTTGTCTGAAGCATTAATGACTTGGAAGATGGACAAATATTGACCCGGTTCCCCTTAATTTGTCCTCCTACACAGAGAAAGATCCAACCTAAACACTGGACTGATCCCAAGACATTGACCTTATGTTTGAGTGCATCACTTGGACTGACTTAGAAAGGCACttaacttggaaaaaaaaatggaggatTAATTTCCTCAACTTTTCTCAGAATCCACACATAGACTTAATTAGAAACTTGACTGTGTCGCTACGCGGTGGATTGCTCGCATTCCCACCCTGATCTCATATCATTCCTTCTTACCAGTATTGGGACTTTTCCACATGCACTGGCTCCACCTTCAAGAGTTTAAACTGCCGCATCTGATTTAAAAACCCCATGGAACCATGGGAATTGGAGTCTTCCCTCGCACTGAGACAATTGGACTTGGACGAAACAAAACAGACTATATAACCCTGGATTCTGTCCAGCAGCAAGCCAgcgggatttttattttatttttttttttcatttattaaaccattgtttcattttatttgcagcaCTTTAGTTCTGGACTTTTGCCTGTTCATCGACAATAGTCTTTATGTTTGCTATTTAAGTTGGTTGATGATACAGCTCTTCCCTCCTCAGGAAGTGAGATGTAAAGAGTCCAGGCCCTCACTCCTGGTATGACAAAGATTACACTGTTTACCCTTCTACCTAAGGGGAATTCGAGCAGATTGTGGACTGAAATTGTCAGCAAACTCTTGTCAAAAACTGGGAATTTTTGTTTCCCTCAGCAAAGCTAAAACAGCTCTGCATTTGGTGAATTGGCAGTTTTAATCTATAAGCAGTCTAACACGAATCCAGATAAATGTTTGCTGTTTGATTATGCCAAATCAAGACATGTATCAGACTGAAGAATCAaggttggtcttttttttttttaattgggaGTTAGCATCTTTAGTTGTTGGTGCCATAATCCCTAATATATGGAAGTCTTTCCGtaaaacatcaacagaaaaaaaggaaaaaaaaacatccagattaAACTTGAAAATCCTCATGATCATTGTAGTTAGCACAACTGAATGTTTGTTTACCAAGTACTCTTCTCATGTTGcttaattttgtcaaaaaatctCTCTAAGAGATGACCAGCTCTTCGTGTTCATTACTGTTTGTTGTACTGAGTTTGTGCATCTGTTCTGTTCTGCCATTAGCATAAAAGTCATTTCAGAATCTCCAAACAGTGGCACGTGGATCAGTTTCATTGCTGCATGTGATTACTGCGTGTTTTGCCAAGgtagaaaatgttcatttcgGTTTTATTCAGTAATTTTCTCATAAATGCATGTTTGAAATTGTAACAGAGGGAGTATAATCTCGTGTTCTTTCAAATAGTCTGACATCGAAATCATAAAATTCATGTTCGGTATGAGTAAAACCTCCCAGGTAAGTTCATTAATTAACAGAACATAACCAAAGAACAATTACTTTATTAAActaattcttttatttctataaacaGACATGCCACAATAGCTATTGGCAGGCTTCATCATACCAACATACAAACAAGATAAAGAATCCAGTTACACTGGATCCACTGTCTCtattattttcaaactaaacacAGGTATGTATAAACAAAGGAAACAGTAAATTTAGCACTTATACAGTCAGAAATGCTTTATTCTCCTTTCATTCAATTTCTCACTGCAGCTCTAGGCTTGGTACCGCTACAGATTTCTCTTTTCCTCTGAGAACTCCAACCGCTTGGAAAACGGTCACTCCTTAAATTTGTTTGGGCTTTTATTCTACAATTAGATCTGCAATGTGAGGCTTATCGGCCGGTTGGCAAAAAGTCCCACTGAGTTCAGAGTTCTCGCTCTGAAAACTCCTCCATACGTTGAGAGCTCTGGTACAAACACAAGTTAGGCGAAAATACAGTCAAGACCAGGTGTTTACATCCAtggagttaaaagaaaaaactaaaaagacaacaacctgtccaggttttttgttttcctcactgACAATGCATCAGACTATTTCTATTTGGTAAGgccagatgatgatgatgatttaatgGCTTACAAGTCAAAGTGAGGCAAAattgtggatgtattttaaattaatgccGAAAGCTGCTTTCTTATGTAATGAcatcaaaaaatttaaaataaacctaagATACCGGGGAAATTACTGCGGATGTCTAAAGGTCTGGTTCAGTGTCACCTACAGTTACCAGGTACCCAAGTGTCAGCTGTTATCAGAACGGGATCGTCCAGCTGAACTTTTAGAAAGGAGACTGTGTCCCAGAGATGGACCTATTCTGTGTGAAATATGTGAACCAACCTCAGAAGAAAAGCGAAAGACGTTGTGAAGATGCCAGCTGAACTCGTGCCGACATGTACGCGGGAACAAAGACCTTGAAGTTTTTGCCATAATGACTGTAGCCTTGTAAAAACCTTGCTCTGAGCTTCGCTACGTACAGATGGTCTGGACtcttggctattgagaaacgattgcttcctggaggcgtggactctgttgaagtatTTAAATTTCACCCAATCGCTAACGCTTAGCTGTGACGTATGCAGTGCACCACTTAGCTTACCAGAAACtgcctgcgctgtaaacaaccatcctccactgcaaagagagaagtgtCAAGCTGAACAAGGCGACTGTTAATTGAATATTTgtggccaacacagactgaactgCATCGTTGGCTTCCTCccctgccattgctaaaactacaggcagactgcGATTCTTAAAACGGATCAGAAGACGTTCGcaacttcttctgttcgctgattggcccggttGAATTCCTACTGGAGGAATCAACTTCAATGGGAGAAAGAATAGACGGAGCAGAAaggggagatgagaatcgagcGAAACTGCAAAGGAAGGAGAAAAGATTCTCTGGGAGCGTTAGTATTTTAGCTGCTAAAATTATACATCAAGTGTGGTCATTAAGAGAATGATTTGCAGAATTAGATGTATAGTGTTCTATTGAAAATTTTGTCAAGGCAGTCCTTTAAGACTGCAATTTTATGTGCATTGATATATAACTAGCCTAACTCACTGAAGACAGGAGAGGTTTAGTCTGATTCATACaataaggaggaaaaaaaagttgagcatttattttattttgtatgtaaatatctggttgcAACTGTATTATGACTAATAAGCAGAGCTGTCCTCCATCACTGGGTCTTCTCTTTGTCAATTTCCTCCCTCCATTTGGCTTTCTTCTCCAAGTTGTATGCAGTCAGGGACTCATTTCTGCCAGCAGCCTGCAAACGAATCAGAATGGAATCTGGATAAGACCGTTTTTATAACCATGAACAATTTAAAGTCCAAGCCAGAAGTTTCTACTCGCccatttttttatgcatttcattaTTCTGAGGTTTAATGGTTAATTTGGGGTGGCTGAAATGCTACAAAATACACgaatttattgcaaaaacttTAACGTgaattttttcaaattcaggtaggactgaaattaaaaatgttctgataAATCTTGATATATATTTATGCCTACAAATGGCCTTTTGAAGGTCCAGACTTATATCCAATCAAGATTTTTTGTCAAGAGGTAAGAATTACTGCAAATACTACATAAGCCTATTCAATCAAATTTGACTAACGTGACCGTTTTTGTGAAGAGAAACAGGCAAAATTCTCCATCTCTGTGCATAGGAAGCTtgtaaaaacctcaaaacatcTAGAAACTATAATTGTAGCTAAATGTGGTTTTACAAAGTGCTGAGTCAGGGGGGAAAACAGATGCTACACTTTTCAGgcttttgtttgcaaaatacatTGTTAAACCATGCAGCATGTTCTTTCCAATTATTCACTCTGCTATGCTGACCTATAAGAAAACTCAAATGAAAGGTCTTTTAGTTGtattacttttgcaaagcactgtatgTACTTGAGCGTCTCAGTATAATTTGCCATTTGGTGTGGAATTGTGAAATCTACCAGATGTTTACACTTAAGCATctcttgttttacaaaaatttaaaaaataaataaatcactgaagTTCCATGTTGTATTCTCATCCCTACCTGAAAATATTGAACAATTTACCTGCATATTTATAATCCCAACATTCAACTCCATTCAGGTTTATAACATGCTTTATGACTGTAGCTTTCCAGTCATAAAACAACGCCACGGCACTGTTTTGGGACGTTCAGTCAAAACAAAGACACGTGACGACTTCACTGTTAGCCTATTCATGATGACTCGGCAGAACTGACTAGCACAGACATGAACAAATTCCTATTCTTCCGCATCACTGTAATCCTAGAACACAGAGCTACCGGATCAGAGCCACGCGTGCCTGCGatgaatttctgctttttcactCACCTTTTTGCCCATAATCACCATCACCACACAGGCTCCTATTGTCAACGCCATCATCGCATAGGCAGCTTTCACTCTGATTTTGTTCCTGGCATTGTCAATCGTCTCATAGCTGTGGAAATATAGTTGGTTCAGAATAGGCGGGAAACGACAAAAAAGACTCAGTAATTGTGCTGATTTTCTTTAGGCTATTTCGACACACAAAGGCTGACATGTGTTCCTTTATGTCATAGCAGTTAAGGAAACAATAATTGCTGGATTTTCAAGCTAATCTCCACATGATATACAAATGTTTGTAATCAGGACTATCAGATCTTTCAACACGCTCCtgagctgctctgctgctgtaGTTTGTTTTGGACGCAGAGCTTCCGTGTCGACACTTACAGGTGGGCTGAATTTACCTCGTAAGCATGACAAGCACATCTTTTTCTAATcacagcagcagatcagatGTGATCTCCACCCTGATGTCAGGAGCCACGTTAATTACCTCCAGGCACAAACAGACGCCTTGTTTGAACAAAGGACGTCTCAGAGGGACCAGCTACACGCCGCACGGCCGCTCATCCACTTAGCCAGCTCTGTTCTTGTGATGTGGAGGCAATCGGATGGCAGTGCGCTAGGGTAGGGGAGGTCTGGCATAAACAGGAAATGGCTACTCACGACACAGTCTCCGGGATCTGTTCTGCGGACTTGAAGCGGCCTGCCCACACTAACATCTTCTTGTCCAAGTTGGAGGGTGTGCAGCCGGGGGGTCTGAATGAGGGACGCGGTTCTGTTCAGAGGAAAGAGGGGCAAAAAGAAGTGGCCATTAGTATCCATTTACTCGACTCAAATCAGGGATTTGCTCCATCGCCCAGAGATTGTGGCCCCATTTCCTGTGCTCCTCTTGGTCTCTTGGGacgacaaacaaacaaacctaaCGAGCATGATGCTCAAGATCTACGGGGGAAAAGTCCAGGATGTTTTAAAGCGTTTAAAATGACAACTTGTCGTCAGCACTTTTCATGACAgggcagcttttatttaaactttctcATAAATGTTATCTGGCGTGTAACACCTTTCTATAGCGCAGGTGAGATCAACAGATGACAAGTGGATCAAGTTGCACTGCAGGGATGGGCATGTAGAGACcaagagcaaaataaaagaaaaacggaGTTTGCCTGTAATCAAACACCCCACCTTGTGCTGGAGCTGCTGGGGAGGACTCTGGCTTGACCTCTGGAAGTTTACTGCACATCCCTCGTACCCTCTGACCTGGACAGAAATTAAACAGATGCTCTGTATATTTCAACTATTCACACATTTTCTAGTTTTGAGATGATTTTCTTGTCTAGATTCAAATCGCTAAATAttagaccaacaaaaaacacaaaatgaatctTTAACTAACTTTACAAAgagtaagtcaacaacaataATAGCTTATTAAATTAAGCTGCTGTTTATTGGTTTTAGGCCACTTGATACAATTGATGACAATAGGTtgataaatattatattaaaaaaaacacttaaagattattagaaaataattcaaaatactGGCTGAAGCAGAAGAACTGAGATGaaatacattacattacaaGAAAACCTAACCATTCAAGACTGtttttctgaccacatttcttccacaaaaatgacattccttcaccatccttccagtttttaatcatGCATTGGACCAACTTCAATTTTTGAGCAATCTCCtctaatgttttctttgcttgaCCTATGTaagtgtgaaaatgttaaattgtaaCATATTACTCAGAAATTGGATGCATATTAAAACATAGTTGTTGAAACAGCTACCTTGCTTTAATGCTAGgcagtgagtttttttttctatttttttctggacAAGCCAagtaaatttaataaaaacttcaaaagaTCAATGTTAAACTTAAAGCCAAATTTCAAGTAAATCAAACTGCTTTTTCAAAAGAATTGATAACATAAAACCCgttgaatagaaaataaatgaataataattacCCAAGTTaatccaaaagaaaatgaataaatgtaaattgcTGAgcctacaaataaaaataaagtaaaagttaaaaaaaaaactcaaatgaatTAAGAAcatcaaaatgtggaaagtggACTGCAATCAAATAGAGAAgaatataaaaatgataaaataaaagattttactATAATCTAAAAATATCAAAGGTCAAATGCATGTCTAAATGTATATTAGAACagacttgttttttaaaaaatacgtTTTACTCATGCAACATACAATAACATGACCAGGAAAACCAGACTATTAAGTCCTGACAAGTGTCAACATTCATTTTAGCATCACTACACCGAGCAAATATGAATCTAGCGGGTTATTTTAGCGATCAAATAACCTTCACAAAGAATGACAAAAATGCCAACTACAAACATAGTTTTAGAAAAGCCAATAACAACAAGTTATGAAGAAGGTGGAGTTTGCTAGTTTGATTCTTGAGATCCATGttaactaaaacaaatttttaaaaagcaaatcatACGAACCGAAGAGGCAACCCACAGATAGGCGAGATCTGACGAAATTCATGTCTGTATGGGTTACCGACAGCCGGTGTGTCCAAAAACCGTGCAGCAAAAAGCGGGTTGACATTTCCCTTTCAGCTACTGAAAGTCAACTAGCTCTATAAAAAGAAGGCCCTCCACGGCGCTGACGTAGACGACGCCGCATTATATCAGGATTGTACGTAAACGTGGCCGCCATGTTGTGATAGGCACTTTTGGAATCAGCGGGGACTAAACACAGAGGTCGCATGGAAAACTGGCcttaaaaagttctagttcaagttgttgaaatgtattcattctccggggggaaaaaacatatttaatgtggCCTCcgtgttattttttgttcttttttgaatgtgttttatgatgAGTTCAAGCAGGTCTGGAAACTTCAGAAACTAacacaaaaatatctaattacatactgtagttttgtttgcttttgccattaagtttaaatgtgacatttaaatttttaagagTCTGTGTTTACCTTTCTCTTGTTTTCAAAGGTATTTCTTACATTATATGTAAGGGTTAATTGACACCCTTGTATTACATTAACATTAAAATCTTTCTTTACTGTTAATCTTGAAGCACTTTGTGTCTTGAAAGGTTTTACATAAATAAGGTTTTACATACTTATTGCACAGTTTGTGAACTGTAAATGCAAATGACTTCCCATAATTATGGACAcaacattttacattgttttaaatatggttCTTCACATGTTACGCCAACAGTTTAAGccaaatctaacaaaatgtaataactGAAAATGATCTACAAATAGATCATTCTCCAAGATTCAGTTCCTGTAATGATGGTGACATGCAGGTTGTTCTGTGTGATTGGCACTGCCATGTGCAAACAGTTCCTGTGCTGTTCCAGACAGCCAATTTGACAGCTCCCAGCTCAGCGTGACAGCAATTCCTCCTGTGAGCTGTACTGAATCAGAACAGTGACACAAACCTCTGACAACTGCAGGTTCCATATAAGACAGTCTGCCTGTTATTCAGCAATGTATAGCAACCaagtttaagatatttttattctagATATGTTCTCTGAAATGACTTTATTGTGTATTCACAAACATCAGAATGCATGGTCCAATGTGAGGAATTAGCAGCACATCAGCTGGaaagtgaatgaataaataaataaaataaaatatcatggttattatttattttattcatttttttagtaAAAGAAAGACCTTAAATAAACACATGCAGGAAAGACAGTTTGTCTGGGTATATAATTCAGAGGTGAATTAAGGTAATTTAAACTCTTATTTTCACTTGTTCGATTTTGTatctgaaattaataaaatattgtttcttatttgtaaaacctaatttatttttgcctcttgTATGATGGAGTTGCTGCAGGGTTCCAGACTGAATGCCTGATGAAAACCAGGCATTCCAGGCAGGTTCCTGAGGAGAGTTAAGTAAGTTTCCGTTCAGGCACCGTCTTGAACAGCCATATCGTGCTGGTGTTGTGAAGGACCCTGCAGTCTACTATGGCGGCGCCCGATGGGACTTTAAACTGTGAGGACTTTTCCATGTTTCAGGTAATTTAAACCAAAAGGATTCATTGTTTTTGCACAAACGCTGCAGAGTGAGAGATCGGCCGGAGTCCTTGGTCCTCAGAAGTTGGCATGATCggttctttgttttctctgaattATGACCCTCCTGATTCTTCAAGGATCCAGACTGGATTACAGAACTGGAAACTAGCAGCATGTGTGCTTGGAGTTAGCATCACAAAGAGTCCCCATCAGCTGATCCTAGTCTACTTGATTAGTGCTTTATCAGAGTGTTCAGTCCTTGACTATAAAGCTCACAGTTTGTATTCAGGTCAAATTACTTGAGGAATTACATAGTTCCTCAAATGAACCATGAATTGTTAGAattgtgcaaaaacaaattatatatcAACTGTTTTTGAATGGCAGACTTTTTACCAAGCAGGATTTTGCTAAGATTTTTATACCCTAGAACTTtttttattggagttttatTTGATGGGTAGTTGTGTATAATTGTAAAGTCGTAGAAAAACACCTTCTTTAAAtaattgtacaaataaaaaactgtaaagtGTGTCATTTGTAATCAATCTCATTTTAATACCCCAAAATAACTCCAGTGCAATAAATTGccacctaattagtaaacagCTAGTGAGTAATGTCATCACAGCGtatattcagattttctgcGAACGCCTCTTTAGATCTGATAGCACAACAGCTCATGGAAGATactgtggagaagtttaaaccAGGGTCATAAACAACAATCCTCTTAAGACTTGACTGTCCACTTAACAGGCTGGACAAGGAGAGTATTAGTTATAGAAACAGCCAAGAGGCTCATGGTAACTCAGAAGGAGCTTTAGAGACTCACAGCTCAGATGGGATAATCTGCTGACCTGACAACTTTTAGCTTCATGCTTTGTAAATCTGGACAGGAAAGCCATAAAAACTCCCACTTGCAGTTTACCAGCGGTGTAAGGAGGCGGTTGTATGACAGAAAAATTTGTCCTACACCCAAAACTCTGTGTAGCAGAAAGCGAAACTTTCACATCAactcaaaaaaacaataaatgcacAGTGAAACATTGTGGTGGCAGTATCAGAGAAGACAGAGAAGCCGGTCTGAgcagatggagctaaatacagaacaAGCATGGAAGAAAACCTATTAGTGGGTGTAGAAATTACTGGCATCAGATGAAGGTTCACTTTAGCAAGACTCTAAATATACAGCAAGAGGAGCATGCTCATGTtttggaatggcctagtcaaagtccagatgttAATATGGGAATATTTGACTTAACTTGGAGATTATGTTCATATCCTCTTTATCATATCTGATTTAACTGGGCattttttgcaaagaacagGCAAACTTTTTTGTCTACATTTCCAAAACTGACTTAGAAACTAAACCCCAGAAAGACTAACTATTGACTCATGGTGGCTGATTATAGAtgcacaacatatttttataaatgtacatttgtgaaaaacatgtaaaaaagaaTATACTTAATTTGAATGCACACTGCACCATGAACCATTATTTTCCTCTATGTTCAGATTTTGGTGAGCGGTTCCATCTACGGCTTGTGTTCATGAATATCCTGGGCTAAAACAGGTCCTTTAAGCCATAAATAAAAGTGTCTTTTTTCCAGGAGGGGCTGAAGGTGATGCGCACCATAGATGACCGCATCGTCCACGCCCTGAACAGTACTGTGCCCACAGTGTCCTTCTCAGGAAAAGTGGACGCCACACAGACCTGCAAAGAGCTTTATGAGTCGGTGAGTGTCCGAAAAAAACTACATGTGAACTCTGCAGGTTTCTGCACAGTTGTAACTTGTGTCTCCACATCTCTTGTCTGCATCTCACAGTTGATGAAAGCCCACCTGAGTAGAGACAAAGCCATCAAGGCTTGCATAGCTCAGAAATCAGAGGTGGTGGTGCAGCTGCGGGAAGAACGAGAAAAAGACAGCGACAATCTGAAACTGGTCAAACAGCTTCGAAAGGAGCAGACCAACGTAAGCAAGagcaaatttaaatgaatttgtgGATATTAATATTCTATAATGGGTAGTATGTGacaacttcaatgtattttttaaacttagCTATGCTCACACAAATACATAAGCAGTAAATCCCAAAGCAAATTATCttgtagaaagaaaaacccTGATTGTTACTTTTTGTCTTGTGTTATCCTGCCTCCAGTTGAAGCTCATACAGTCAGAGCTGAACGTTGAGGAAGTTGTCAATGACAGAAGCCTGAAGGTACAAACACATTCCTATCATTCCTTTATTCAtccttaaaaaatgtaaaacaagcacgctacttgtgtttttcttttctctcaggTTTTCTTTGAACGATGCAGAATCCACTACCTGCCTCCGAAGGTGTAGCGAAGATCCCTCTGAGGAAAAAGAACCTCTTCGCTCTGTGTTTAAACCCAGACTGGAGCTGAGCGTGTGTGTGCCTCTGCTGAGCACCGACGGCTCAGCAGGCAACGCTCGTCCTCCAGACCAATCGGAGCTCCTCTCCACTTTACTTGTTCTCAGTGTCATTATGGTATAGCAGAATGAATGCTGTAAAAATCATCTTTGTTCTTCACAAGGGGTTATTGtacaaaagcttttttaaaaaaaaaaaaaaacacaatgaactGTTTTCAAGCGACTTCTGTTGTCCGTGTTTTAAATCTTTAGCATAAACCTAGTGCTTCTGACAGGCAATGAGCTGAGCTGGACctgttttcttgtcttgttcATTAGACCTCTTTATTGTTGGTGCTCGACAACGTGAGATTAATTAgtatatttagatattttatacTGACATTACAGCTCTTTCAAAGTGAACATCACAACAACCCCAAATAAGGTTaaaagtttattctgatttattacAAAGCTTATCTCTAATATTTGGTGctgcaaaaaagtatttgcccccttatgggtgtcttttcttttttgtcacactttttAGTCATATCAACCTGGCCCTGTGTGAAATGTAATTTCCCACTAAACCTAATGAACAGTTGAGGCACCCTTGGTAGCAACAATTGTCATAAAGATTCAGCAAATAAGGGCAATTAGTCttttacattgtatttttgAGGTGATGCCACAGAAAGGCAATTAGATTCAAACCTTGACTTGGTCTAAGTTTAGcaaaaccttcattttttttaagttcaaagATGAGCATGCTGTTGTGTTTTGAATCATTGTCTTGCTGCATAACTTGCTTCAGTTTCAAACTGCTGGTCAGACACGATCCTTCAAGACTTTCTGGTAGAGAGCATAATTTCTGATTCCAATAATTTCAAGATGTTGCCTAAACTGTCTTGAGGCACCAAGACAAGTCTTggagattttgttgttgttgttgtgagaGGCTGCAAAATAG from Xiphophorus couchianus chromosome 21, X_couchianus-1.0, whole genome shotgun sequence includes the following:
- the fam162a gene encoding protein FAM162B, producing MSTRFLLHGFWTHRLSVTHTDMNFVRSRLSVGCLFGQRVRGMCSKLPEVKPESSPAAPAQEPRPSFRPPGCTPSNLDKKMLVWAGRFKSAEQIPETVSYETIDNARNKIRVKAAYAMMALTIGACVVMVIMGKKAAGRNESLTAYNLEKKAKWREEIDKEKTQ
- the mix23 gene encoding protein MIX23 — translated: MAAPDGTLNCEDFSMFQEGLKVMRTIDDRIVHALNSTVPTVSFSGKVDATQTCKELYESLMKAHLSRDKAIKACIAQKSEVVVQLREEREKDSDNLKLVKQLRKEQTNLKLIQSELNVEEVVNDRSLKVFFERCRIHYLPPKV